The following is a genomic window from Actinomadura sp. WMMB 499.
CTCGACCTCTCCCCGCAGGCCCGCCGTGTCGGGGTGGGAGGTCCAGGCGGCGTAGCCCGCGGGCTCGCCGTCCACGTCCGCGACGACGAACCGGTCGAGACGGTCCGGGGCCGTCAGCTCGATCAGGGCGCGGCGGTAGTCCTCCCGCCACTGCCCGTTCTGCCGGTCGAACAGCTCGTCGCCCAACTGCCGCCGGATGCCGTCCTGGATGGGGCCGAAGGCTCGGACGGTGAGGTCGATGAGGAGTTCGAGGTCATCGGTGCGGAACTCGCGCAGGAGCATG
Proteins encoded in this region:
- a CDS encoding GNAT family N-acetyltransferase, translated to MLLREFRTDDLELLIDLTVRAFGPIQDGIRRQLGDELFDRQNGQWREDYRRALIELTAPDRLDRFVVADVDGEPAGYAAWTSHPDTAGLRGEVELLAVDPRHQRAGAGRALIDAACDAMRAAGCVVASVATGGDAAHTPARAAYAAAGFTSLPTVFFSRTL